A single genomic interval of Epinephelus fuscoguttatus linkage group LG22, E.fuscoguttatus.final_Chr_v1 harbors:
- the lrig3 gene encoding leucine-rich repeats and immunoglobulin-like domains protein 3 — MCSSTQARSLARFAVVFILFLRLQRGCGANTRTCPPPCVCIGELLDCSRVKRGQIPDTIPEWTVQLDLNHNKLQVLDSTLFSKLQHLSEIKLNHNELDAIPDLGPYSSNITTLILANNRITRISVEQLRPFLALETLDLSNNNIVEIKASSFPALPLKNLFLNNNRISSLETGCFTNLSSSLQVLRLNRNRLSTIPAKIFQLPNLQHLELSRNRVRRVEGLTFHGLHALRSLKMQRNGLSRLMDGAFWGLSNMEVLQLDYNNLTEVSKGWLYGLLTLQQLHLGHNAISRIRLDAWEFCQKLSELNLSSNHLSRLEESSFVGLSLLDELHIGNNRVSFIADGAFRGLSNLQMLDLQNNEISWTIEDMNGPFSALDKLKKLFLQGNQIRSVTKKSFSGLDALQHLDLSNNAIMSIQANAFSQMKNMQELRLNTSSLLCDCQLKWLPVWVAEQTFLPCVNASCAHPQMLKGRSVFAVSQEEFVCDDFPKPQITVQPETQSALKGTNVTFVCSAASSSDSPMTFAWKKDNEVLNDAEIHNQAHLRVQGGTGGETEVTEYTTTLQLRNVEFSSEGKYQCVISNHFGSSYSTKARLTVNMLPSFTKMPMDLSIRAGATARLECAAVGHPSPQIAWQKDGGTDFPAARERRMHVMPEDDVFFIVDVKTEDIGVYSCTAQNTAGAISANATLTVLETPSFLRPLMDRTVAKGETAVLQCIAGGSPPPRLNWTKDDSPLVVTERHFFAAANQLLIIVDAAEADAGKYTCEMSNALGTERGNVRLAVIPNPNCDSGVQGGVGVGMVGGAGSDDDGWTTVGIVIIAVVCCVVGTSLVWVVIIYHTRRRNEDCSVTNTDETNLPADIPSYLSSQGTLADRQDGYIPSESGSSHQYMASSISGFYLQPKDMNGFCQLDTGSEADMEAAIDPLLCHYQGPISSLLRRDNMYPTDSSEVLTGCSMDQRPVCIDSYSGNLTSSKMRDYLMSEHFDLCSSSVLMQLPNASLHHGLSHQQNDRRSSVEEVEANDYGRTHECLPPSATFMGTFGKAPWRPHKDLYTGFGPPSVTHNGITLHENPYAAPDAESDLEENSFTKDSSSEQSNSVYEQPFDSSRTDAIPQRRTST, encoded by the exons ATGTGTTCCTCTACGCAGGCTCGCAGTTTAGCGAGGTTTGCCGtggtttttattctgtttttgagGCTACAACGTGGATGTGGTGCTAACACAAGGACGTGTCCCCCTCCCTGCGTGTGTATTGGGGAGCTTTTGGACTGCAGTCGGGTGAAAAGGGGCCAAATTCCAGACACGATCCCGGAATGGACAGTTCAACT gGACCTGAACCATAACAAATTGCAGGTGCTTGACAGCACTTTGTTTTCCAAACTGCAACATTTAAGTGAAAT AAAGCTGAACCACAATGAACTGGATGCAATACCTGATCTGGGCCCTTACTCTTCGAACATAACGACACTTATCTT AGCAAACAACAGGATCACCAGGAtctctgtggagcagctcagGCCCTTCCTCGCTCTGGAAACACTCGACCTCAGCAACAACAACATCGTGGAAATAAAGGCCAGCTCCTTCCCCGCTCTGCCTCTCAAGAACCT GTTCCTCAACAACAATCGTATCTCATCACTCGAGACGGGCTGCTTCACCAACCTGTCCAGCAGTCTGCAGGTTCTTCGGCTCAACCGCAACCGCCTCTCCACCATCCCAGCGAAGATCTTCCAGCTGCCCAACCTGCAGCATCT ggagTTGAGCAGGAACCGGGTTCGCAGGGTGGAGGGACTGACGTTCCACGGCCTGCATGCCCTTCGCTCCTTGAAGATGCAGAGAAACGGACTCAGCCGCCTGATGGATGGAGCCTTCTGGGGCCTCAGCAACATGGAAGTTCT GCAGCTGGACTACAACAACCTGACAGAGGTGAGTAAGGGCTGGCTGTACGGCCTGCtgactctgcagcagctccacctCGGCCACAACGCCATCAGCAGGATCCGACTTGACGCCTGGGAGTTCTGCCAGAAACTCAGCGAGCT CAACCTCTCCTCCAACCATCTGTCCAGACTGGAGGAATCCAGCTTCGTAGGCCTCAGCCTGTTGGATGAGCTCCACATCGGAAACAACCGCGTGAGCTTCATTGCAGATGGAGCTTTTCGGGGGCTCTCCAACCTGCAGATGCT GGAtctccaaaataatgaaatatcCTGGACCATTGAAGACATGAATGGCCCTTTCTCTGCGCTGGACAAGCTGAAAAAACT ATTTCTGCAGGGGAACCAGATCCGCTCGGTGACCAAGAAGTCTTTCTCTGGCCTGGACGCGCTGCAGCACCT AGATTTGAGCAATAACGCCATCATGTCCATCCAAGCGAACGCCTTCTCTCAGATGAAGAACATGCAGGAGCT CCGTCTGAACACCTCCAGCCTGCTGTGCGACTGCCAGCTGAAGTGGCTTCCCGTCTGGGTGGCAGAGCAAACCTTCCTGCCCTGCGTCAATGCCAGCTGCGCCCACCCGCAGATGCTGAAGGGAAGGAGCGTGTTCGCAGTCAGCCAGGAGGAGTTTGTGTGTG ATGACTTCCCAAAGCCTCAAATCACCGTGCAGCCGGAGACCCAGTCGGCCCTAAAGGGCACCAACGTGACGTTTGTCTGCTCGGCGGCCAGCTCCAGCGACTCACCCATGACCTTCGCCTGGAAGAAAGACAATGAGGTCCTGAACGACGCGGAGATCCACAACCAGGCCCACCTGCGGGTGCAGGGAGGAACAGGAGGCGAGACGGAGGTGACAGAATACACAACCACCCTGCAGCTACGTAATGTGGAATTCTCCAGCGAGGGAAAGTACCAGTGTGTCATCTCCAACCACTTTGGCTCGTCCTACTCCACCAAGGCCAGACTCACTGTCAACA TGCTCCCTTCCTTCACCAAAATGCCAATGGACCTGAGTATACGTGCTGGAGCAACAGCCAGGCTGGAGTGTGCCGCCGTTGGTCACCCCTCGCCTCAGATTGCCTGGCAGAAGGATGGAGGCACCGACTTCCCTGCCGCCCGCGAACGCCGTATGCATGTCATGCCGGAGGATGATGTGTTTTTCATAGTGGATGTCAAGACCGAGGACATCGGCGTTTATAGCTGCACGGCTCAGAACACAGCTGGAGCTATTTCTGCTAATGCTACGCTAACTGTTCTAG AAACACCCTCCTTCTTGCGGCCCCTCATGGATCGCACAGTGGCCAAGGGTGAAACCGCCGTCCTCCAGTGCATCGCTGGCGGCAGCCCTCCCCCGAGGCTAAACTGGACCAAAGACGACAGCCCGCTGGTAGTGACTGAGCGTCACTTCTTCGCAGCTGCCAACCAGCTCCTCATCATCGTTGACGCCGCAGAGGCTGACGCGGGGAAGTACACCTGCGAGATGTCCAACGCGCTGGGTACGGAGAGGGGTAACGTTCGGCTGGCGGTCATACCAAATCCCAACTGCGACTCAGGAGTGCAGGGCGGCGTGGGTGTCGGCATGGTGGGCGGGGCAGGATCAGACGATGATGGGTGGACCACTGTGGGAATCGTCATCATAGCTGTGGTGTGCTGTGTGGTGGGCACGTCACTGGTTTGGGTGGTCATCATCTACCACACCCGACGACGCAATGAGGACTGCAGCGTCACCAACACAG ATGAGACCAACCTCCCTGCCGACATCCCCAGCTACCTGTCCTCCCAGGGCACACTCGCTGACCGACAGGACGGCTACATCCCATCAGAGAGCGGCAGCAGCCATCAGTATATGGCTTCGTCAATTAGTGGCTTCTACTTGCAGCCGAAAGACATGAACG GTTTTTGTCAGCTGGatacaggaagtgaagcagACATGGAGGCAGCTATCGATCCTCTGCTCTGCCACTATCAAGGTCCAATCAGCTCTCTGCTTCGCCGAGACAACATGTACCCCACTGACTCATCAGAAGTCTTGACAG GCTGTTCCATGGACCAAAGGCCCGTCTGCATTGACTCCTACAGCGGTAACCTGACCAGCTCTAAAATGAGGGACTACTTAATGTCGGAGCATTTTGACCTCTGCTCCTCATCTGTCCTGATGCAGCTCCCTAACGCCAGCCTCCATCACGGCCTCTCTCACCAGCAAAACGACCGCCGATCATCCGTGGAGGAAGTAGAAGCCAACGACTACGGGAGAACTCATGAGTGTCTTCCCCCCTCCGCCACCTTCATGG GAACATTTGGGAAAGCCCCCTGGCGACCTCACAAGGACCTGTACACAGGCTTCGGCCCACCGTCAGTGACGCATAATGGAATAACTCTGCACGAGAATCCTTACGCTGCTCCAGATGCCGAATCAGACCTCGAGGAGAACAGTTTCACGAAGGACTCGTCGTCAGAGCAAAGCAACAGCGTATACGAACAGCCGTTtgacagcagcaggacagaTGCCATCCCGCAGCGCAGGACGAGCACTTAG